The sequence aaagtcttactaaaatcaagatatgccATGTCCaccacttcctccctatccagTAGGCTagtaaccctatcaaagaaggaacttagattggtttggcatgatttgttcttggcaaatccatgttggctattacttataatcctattatccccTAGGTGCTCACAAACTGAttcataatttgttccaatatctttctaggtatcaaagttaggctgactggtctacaaTTCCCCAGgtcttcttttttcctcttttttaaaaagtactacatttgcctttttccagtcctctgcgACCTCGGCCGTCCTCTCTGAGatcttgaagataatcactaatgattCTGGGATTACCTCTGCTGTTTCCTTAGGTACCCTAAGGGgaattttgtcaggccctgccaacttgagtacaactaacttatctaaatattctttaacctgttctttccttattttggcttgtgttccttcccctttgttaATACGAAGTGTGTTAAGTATCTAGCAACAATTATACTTTTTAGAGAatactgaagcaaaacaggcattaaatAATTCAGCATTCTTGTTGTCATCCATTAtcatctccttccctgctaaggaGTGGACTTATaccttccttcatctttctcttgctcctaatgtatttatggAACCTCTTCTTTCCTTTTATGTCGCTTGCTATGTGTAACTCACTTTGTCCTGCAGCCTTTCTTTTGTATTCATGATGGGAGCCATAACGGCCTCTTACTATTTTATCAGGATTGCTGttgtgcccagggccggctccaggttttttgccgccccaagcaaaaaaaaaaaccaactggaGTGTCACCGCCGAAgcaaaaaaccacaaaaaacaacgaagtgccgccccaagcacatgcttggaatgcttgtgcctagagccggccctggttgtgccTTAAAACATAGCCAGGGCCTACATGATAAAAGGCTTTACCCACAATAGGGTGGTCATTTTATAGACAGCCATTGTAAAGAATAATGTAAAGAGGAGGCATAATGTGACCATGATTACTCAAATCAGTAAGTAAACATACGGTCATATTCATAACACGTTATGAGCCAATGAGCAACACTGTGTAGCTCTACTAAGAGAGAAATACAATAATTGAACTTCTGGACATTAGGAGATGTATTGCTGTTGCAAGGTTGGCATGTGATATATACGGGAGCAGTCTGTGAAAATGTACAAATGAAATACTTTCAGACTAAGTCTGATACATGGCTTTCCTTGGTAAGAACATGATTTAAAGTGTTGACAAAATTCTTTAGTTTGCTTTTTACTGCCAAACAAGCCCTCTCTATGAGCAGTGATATAATAGAAGGAAGAGCATCTTTCTGACAACCATCTCTACTACCCAAGAGCCAAACTTTTGTCTTCCGAGAGTTGAGAATAAAGTATGCTACTTCTGAGGCATCCAGACAGCATTGTCATCCAAGCTATCTGGAAACACAGACTTAACTTGCAAACTCCACAAGGGAATAGATATGTAATTGTGTACCAACAGCATGTATATATTACTAAGTGTTGAGAAATTATCTCACCTGGGGGCCTCCATTTATGTTGAGTAAGAAGTAAGGCAAGATAGACATTTGAGTCATGTGGCATTCCAAATCCTTCATAGCTGTAATGGAAAACTATTGTAATCCATAGAAGCAAAGGGGAAGAGTTACTAGCTGCTGTAGAAACTTTAACTAATTGCTCAAAGCAAGTAATTCAAAGTTTCCACTTAATGCTGCATTAGTGTCATTTTTGAATAAGATATTCTGAAATATTAGCGCACGTGTGTGGCTCATGCCAAACcaatgcaataaaataaaaagtgatcTGAAAATAAATACCTTGCAGATTGTACAGGTTTACTTCGTGGTTTTTTTGAACAGACTCTGACATACtcctttttgtttgcattttcaaTGAACTTCACATACACCCGTTTGTATTTCATTTTTGCATCCCCAAAATACCCAAGATACtgtgaaaagcaaaacaaaaacatataaATACACAGATTTTCCAATTAAAGTTATTTTGCTAAGCGAAATTATTCAATTTATCATTTACACACTAAGACCATCTATTTGGGTACAAAAGTGATCTACTCTAAAACTGCTGGAATTTGGGAGGGAATTGCCTCTGGATTTTAAATATCCTTAAAatataaatgagaaaataagACAATATAGACACTGGGCTTGGTTTTCTCCTGCATCTGAGCTATGCTAGGCACAGGGTGCGGGGCACCACCAGGGAGCGGTTACTTGGCTGGTCTGCACTTACACTTGCATGGAAGAGCAACTGGGGGGATATCCTACTTTATACTGTCAATGTATGGTCCATAAGGGGTTCTACACTAGCTGATCTTCAGAGTGGAGCTCCACTCCACCtgagctccactccacccctttgtcCCATAAACACTGCCAGGATGCAAGTATGGGGAAAGAACACAGGACCCAGCTCCACCAGCTTTATCCCAGCTGAGAACTCCTCCTCGCTGGGGGAATGCTAAACTGGGCAGTTGAGACCAGAATCTGGTTCCTTTGCATGACCTGCATGGCACAAAGAAACAAGAATGAAAATGAGAACTGGCCCTGAATATACGACAGCAATTCTTATTGTCGTTCTGCTGAAAGTATCAGAGGGACCCACTAATCATTCATTTCTAGCCCTAGAGTTAGGGAGATCTTTGCAGAAAGTAAACAGAAATGTCATGTTCCTTTAATGCTCCAGGGTCAGATATTTTCTTTTGGGCGAGTAGGGGCCCAACCAGAAGTCACTGCGGTTTTACAAGGAATCTTCATACTTACACTATTAGTAGCAGCAAACTCTCTCTGTCCATCTCGAACTTCAGGAACAAACTTTTGTAACAAAGCCTTTTGTACTTTCCAGATTGCTGGAGGCTCTTTTCCTGTTTGTAAAGCCATCTATAAGAACCAAAAAATTATTAGCTAAAAATTGTGCTTATTTTCCTTCcaaaatgtattaatatttttctttagagATAAACCGGATATAAATTCTCCAGATTCCAACTACACCACTATTATGTGCTGATGGTACCAGGATATTAACTACGAGGTATATTCAGCACAGATCTATAGACCAAACCTCAAAATTTATTTCTTCAAGATCTTTGAAGCTGACCTAGCCAGCTCCATCTATGCCGTGATGCCACAGCTACTGTACCATGCAATCAAACCATAAAAACCTGACAAATTTCATTTCAGCAATTTGTCacttttttcaaagttttttatCATCATGCCTTTGTTAgtatgaaaataatttttaaaaacaaaaccaccaaatACCAGAAACATGACTTCCCATGTTCCCTAGTGCTAGCTCTCTGTGACTGTAGAGTTCCCAGAGTACCTGACATTACAGCATGATACTTGCAGTTACgtgaaaacaaaaaattcaatAATAACTAGTGAACTGGACAAAGATTACATTTGCAGTTCAACTTTTAGTTCAACAACAATTAGCTCAAATAGATCCTCTTAAAACATTTgtgtctaaaatattttaaacataccTGTAATAATTATCATTGCCCAGCCACTAGAAATCCATCATTTAAATATTAATCTATAAAGATTCTCATATTTTAAGGGAATATTTTAAGTATagaaaaaacttttaaaagtgtattttcaAATGGTTATAAAATGAGAAAAACCCTAAAAGATTAGGATCCAACATTGCAAAGtgagaatattttaaaactagTTATTCCTTAACTTACCTGACAAACCTAGCAAATTATTAacagaacttttattttaaaatttaaattcaaaAGGGTCCATAGGAAGGCAAAGAATAAAGATATTTAGGAATGATTTTTAAAGTGACATGCAAAAGTAATAATCAAATCTGTGAGCTAGAACAGTAGCAGAGGAGTGGACATGAGGAAGACAAAACAGAAGAAGAATTAGAAATGGAGAAAACAAATAAGGTTTCTTTAAACGCTGCAGATCTTATGAAGGGTTGTAGTGGATCCACATGGAAGCCACTCCTTGTTAGAGTAGCAAACAAAGCctccacaaaaataaaaaaaagaaaatcctgaaACAAAAAGCTAAGGGCACATCTACACgaacagtgctgcagctgtaccgatgcagctacGCTGCTgcagcacgtctggtgaagacactctatgctgacggaagagagctctcctgttggcacaataaaaccacctctgtgagcggcagaagctatgtcagtgggagaagctctcccaccaacataacaTTGTGCACACGAGCGCTTAATGTCattgtaacttatgtcgctcggagggggaaggggggggagggtggtttattcacactcctgagcgacataaattatgctgacatacgctgtagtgtagacatggcctaagacacATACTTCTTCAACACCATACGCCGGAAAGCTTATCAAAGTCTTCAATAAGGATGTATTCTGGTGAGGTCAAGAATCCTTGaaaactttagctcttttggaAAAGGTTAAAAGACATGCATCAAATCTGGAAGATTCCTGTCAACTAATGTATGTATGTCTATAGACAATTTTGAGATCTAATTGAGGTTATCTGCTACAGTTATTTACCTTTATCATTTAACTAGTATGAATGCTTGACACATAATTAAAGTGATGCTACCCAAAACTAGAACCACACCTGTATGCCATCTTGGCAGCATCACAAATATGTTTAGCTATGCAGTAGACTATTATGCCTCTGCCCTTTGGTAGTTTGATTGTTGATGTCTGCTTCAGGGTGTGTGTTGGTAATTACTCAGAACAAACATTTGGATTACCTTTAGCATATCTATATCTTCAATCTTCACTACAAATTCATCACGTTCTCTGTACATGCCCTCTCCTCCACTGTCCGTATTCTCCTCATCAGTACATCCTTCTATTGCAACAGCTGCCTGTATTTTTGCTAACTGGTCTGAAGTCACACCATCCTGGTCAGCTATCTTTAGGAGTTCTGCTGAACTTGTTTTCTCCTGAACATTTACCACAGGAGCAGTAGTGTTTGGAGATTCCTGTTTTACAAGAGCAGTGGTGTTGGCAGTAGTAGCAACTGCCATTTTTTCAGTTTCTGAAGCAAAAAACAAGCATCGGTTATATAAATTATCAAGGATCAGCAACATAAGAAGGAAatgatgtttattttatttactttcccAAACAATACATACAAAAAGCACCCATTCTATAAGTTAGAATAGTAAAGTTAACTAACCCTAAATTAAACCTATatctaaaaaattaaaataattagtaTTAAGTCTGTAGGTTTGCAGGAAACTGATTTTGTTATAGGTGTAGCACACAGACACTATGGTGATACGTGCCTTAGAACACATTGTTTTTACACAGTGGACCAACAGGAAAACACTGTTTTGCTCTGTGGAACAAAGCAAATGGCAGACTCTAACAGATTACTATTTTGGATTTTGTTGGCCTCCCCTTTGCGGATATGCAACTACATCTTCATCATTTtcatcaaataaataaaaaggaaagtggCTGCCATGTATAACACAAAACCTAAACCAAATATGAAAAAGTATTGTCTTAGTGGCACTTCTGGGGCACTCTCATTTTGCAACTTCTAATAAATGAACTGGTGGTTTCAGATTAGATTTAACACTCTTAACAATCCTATAATACAATTTAACACAAAGTAGTGCTTTGCAATGAGAATTAATGGTACAAAGTGAAGGAATGAAAAGCACTCCACTTCTGTATGCCACACTTAGTAAGTGGAAATTCCCAATTCCCCAAATGATTATTATTCCCTTTCCCCCTCAAGAAAGAAGACTTCTTTTAGATGTTGTATTACCATCTGCCCTCAAGACATACTTGCTTTAACTCTGTCTTGCTAATCTAACTGAACAATGCAAGCCACAAATGTATTGCTAATATCACACTTAGTGAATTAGCAGCAAAGATTGGGACGTatcctttaaaaatacaaaaaataaatgtatcattTCACATGATAAATTTCAAACAATGAGATACAGGAAAAAATATTCTATATAAATcatcattataaaataattaaaaaacaagttAACTGGATATTTAAATTATTGCATCTATATTACAAACATGCATATCTGGAAATAGGAGGagtcattaaaaaaatcactattgcCAAATTTTGAATAATGTATTTGAAAAGAAGTTACAGGGCATgcagaataaaatatttcatgtcACATGACTGCAAGTACACTTATTTAATAAAAGTTGGTATACAATTGTTTTCCAAGTATATCTAGAAGTTTCCCCAAGAGCAGTAAAGTATGTATGAGGTACCTGCTTACTTTGTGATGGGTGGGGAAAAGCAAAAGTTGCACTAGGTAGGACATTTACCTTTCAAAAATTCCATTTCTCTAAAGAAACTCAGGAAAGAACAAACCCCTCCTGGGGTCAACAGAAAATGAAAAGTTCAGCAGCACCACCTTACTTCAGGAGTGGCTAGGTAGCAGCTTTACTGGAGTTCTTACGGCCAGATAGCTGAGTCAGTCTCTCCGTAGCAGGCTTGCCCCTGGAGTTTGCTGGACTCCTCGCAGAACTGGCAGGGTCTCTCGCATGTGGGGTTCCTCCTGCTGCTTCAGGACCACTCCAGATGTTACCTTCTCAGGGCTTTCCCCTGGCAGACTACAGTTTCCTCCTTTTAAAGCCCTCCTCCCTACCATGCATGATTGGCAGGGCTGAGGCTCCCTTTGCACACACTGCCTCCCTAGTCCCTTTGCTGTCAGTGCAGGATTTATACACCCTATCATAGTAGTAAAGAGCAAAAGAGACACATATGTCACAACtagggagaaggaaagaagtACCGCTCAAAGTTTCTTTGGCACTTTGGAGTACAGAGctgaaattcagagggatcttactggagaactgggctatagacaacaaaatgaaatttaacaaagacaaatgtaaggttacacttagggaaaaaaacaaatgcacaaatacagactgggggataactggcttggtagcagcactgctgaaaaggatctgggagttgtggtggctGACAACCTCAACATGCCTCAGCAATGCAAtgctgatgcaaaaaaaaaaaaaaaatgcaattttaggttgcattaacagaggtataGCCTATAAGTTCAGGGAGGCGAAAGTATCACTCTACCtgacgctgattaggcctcacctggaatactgtgtccaattttagtAATCAATGTAtaggaaggatgtagagaaactgaaaaggatccagaggcaagcaacaaTGATCAaaaggatggaatgcaagccatataagcaaaggctgaaggaactgggtatgtttagtttggaaaagagaagattaagcgGGGGGAGACaggatagtggtcttcaaatacttgaaaggctgccataaaaaagatggagaaaagttgttctctcttgcttcAGAGGGCAGGAAAGGatgcaatgggttcaaactacagcatagcagatttagattaaatctcaggaaaaacttcctaactataagaaGAGtaggaacagactgcctagggaggttgtggaagctccttcactggagattttcaaaaggaggctggctagtcatctgtcttggatggtctaggcccaacaaatcctgcatgtTGGTAGGGGGTTAGATCACATGGCCCTTGCGGCCCCTTCtaacctatgattctatgactcccaAGACTAGCTATAAGAGATTCCTCAGAGATGCCACATGCGGGCAGAGGTACATTCCAAATACAGTGTATTTGGGATATGAAGGTAGCTTATGTGAACAGCAACAAAGAATTTACTGAACTTAACATATATATGGAAACCCTGGTCCATATTCTTCTAGGAAGCATCCCTGTTAACACAGGGATCTTTACGGATATATATTTAGCATGGAGCTCAAGGACAACACCTATTCTAATTCTGTGAACTTAAAGTATCAATACCTTCCTATACAAAGCAATGATCAACATGCCCTAAGCATGTTTTATGTATAAAAAGTTGTTATAAGAGACAAAGTGGCACTGAACTCTAGGTGTCAAAATTGTTTCTGAGATGCATACAATTTTAGTGATAACTAGGTCTCTTAAGCAGTATCCAGTAATTTACAAACTTAATGGAGCCACCATTTCCCCTAATCCACAAAGATTCATGGCCTGGACattcttttgggaaaggaggtctGGATAAGGTTCCTCTGTGAATAATAAATGCCTCTACTCTTGACTTGGCTAGAGATACTGCTGTAAGATTACTTGAGGCATTCCTTTTCCCAAGGATCTGTGAGCCAGCTATAGAGAGTTGCCACAAAACTAATGGATGGGTCTGAAAGTTCTACAAATTTGACTCTGGAGAGCCACAATTGTAGCTGAATGTAAAGTGTGTGGCAGCATTAAATCTCATTTAATATGCATGTAATATTAAAGGGCAGAAGTAACACAAACTGGACAAGCATTCAAAAAAGATTGCTTACAGGAAATCAAAAGGAGATAGAACCACTAAAGTAACTGGGTACTCTTTATGTTGTTAACCTTTAAAGCATTTGGGCAAATGCTGATGAAGCCATTCCTGCTGAGGCAGACCCTGTTAGTAGAATCTGCCCTTTTTGGTTCTTGGAGTCTGATGAGTTCTTCATTGTGAACTTCTGGCCAAATGTTGCCTGGAAACCCTGTGACTGGCATTTGAAGGTGAAAGTGTGTTTCTCTCCAGATGCTGCATAGAGACCCTGAGATCTGAAAGTGCTCATAAAGTCTAAGATGTGCATTGTCTTGTCATTGAACAAATTAGGCCCCTCAAAAGGGCAGATCTAGATTTCTCTTGGAAAGTCAGAGAAATTTAGTCACAAGGACCGGCATATAGTGACTGTAGTCACTGTCTTTGCCAAAACATTAGCAGCATAACAGTCTGCAGGGCAGGTCCAGCACTTGTCAAATCCCAGTTACCAcgaaaacatcaaaatattttaaaatgtagataagAAAAGAAAACAGTTCGCTGAAAATACTTCCAGACGAAGCACCAGTAATTAAAATGTATGGTTTTTGACAAGTATTCTACAATGTATAAAATAGACACATTAATATTTAGCAGAGgaactatatataaaatataaatagtgCCATCACTACCACCAATGTTGCACTAGGTAGGACATTTACCTTTCAAAAATTCCATTTCTCTAAAGTCATCTACTTTGTGCTTAATGGTATAAAGTCTGAACTCCTCCTATTTAGAAAGTACCAATAAAACACATTCTTAGCTTGCCAgtgtaaaaacaaatgtttttatgaATAACTCTGCTTTATGTAACTCAATAATCACTGAAAGAACACACTCAATTCCACCAAGGTAAAAACAATCTTTTCTGGAAGTAACTCAATTATGTCGTGATGATGAAATTTCTTTAAAGACACTGTTGCATTTTTACAATCTTTACTGTCCATGTGATGGAACATTTGGTACTAGACTGTTGAGTTTTACAGGCAAAACCTTATCTACCATTTTGAGTTAGAAAATAATAGAGTTGATATCAGTTTACTAAAATACAAGTTTCCCCATTCTGTGCCAAAATCATCTTTTATactgaaaaagaaatatttaaggaTATATTTTCAAAACAACGTACAAGGATTTAGCCACATAACTTCCACTATTGTGGAAAACACTAATTCAGTTAAATCTCAGTTCAATAATTTGAATATTACTCCTAAATTTTAGTGTGACCGAACCAAGGTCTTTTGAAAGATATGTTTATCTAAAACTAAAGATATCTAAAGCTAAAAAGTAAAGTATATGCAAAAACAACAGAATTATGTCTTTGAATGTAAACTATTTTACctgatttgttttttttgtcaGCAGTATCATCCAAAGCTGATAATGCTGTAGAAATGCTCTTCTGAAGATCGTGGTTACCCCCTACAGAATCATCTTCATCAGAAGAAAATGAAGGCAATGTTTCCAAATTTTTCTTAAGTTCATCATCAACTTTTTTGGTTGGACTTTCACAGCCACCCTCAACAGACAAAGGAGCTGCTGTTGGCTGCGGCTTTGAAGGTGGCTGGGGACCCGGGGCACGGACTATCTGGGTAACTGGCCGCCTAGTCCTGTTAGGCATTCGTACAGCAGGTGCTGAAAACTGTTGCCTGGGCCCAGATTTTAGAAAGTCTAAAAAAGATGCAAGGAATCCTGTTTTGACTTCTGGTTGCTTTTCTTCCACTTCTTTAATTTTTTGCCTCATTCTTTCTTGGTGTTGATAAATATCATAACAACTTTCAGAAACAGGAGAAGAATATGGTAAACATATGTCAGTTCCTCTTACAGTCTGACGTTTGCACTGTCCACTTCGTTTCAGTTGTTTCTGGCTTGCACTGTCATCTTCTGTAGAATTTTTTATTTGGCTTTttcctttactttttttcttttgaaagttcCCTTGACTTAAATCTTGGTTCTCTTCTTCAGTTTTGCTACCACTTCCATCTCCTGGTTGTAGCACAGATATTGGTTGCAATGGACCTTTAATCTTGTTACCTACTACAATGCCATCATCACAACCCATATTAAAATCATTATCTGATGTAATGCTCTCTTCACTTAGACTCCGACCACTTGAAGCAAATTCGGAGTCTCTAGCATTCAGTGTACCATCAATGGGAACATCATTGTCTTCTTCAGATTCATGACTAATGCTAGAGTGTTTCTTAACTTTGCCAGAACCTTGTTCTTGCTCCTCTTGACTAGGTCCAAGGGCTGGAGAAGTCATTCTAGCTGATACGTTTTGATCAGAAGTCTCCATATGTTGATCAAGGATCACATGTTTTGATTGTATTGTAGATACTGTTGTAAGGTTTATAGTAACTTGGCTTCCATTTAGAGAAATATTATTTATGCTATGTGGTTTTCCAACTACAGTGGGTGAGGAGCTGAAACTAGGAGATATGTGACGTACATCTATTGACTGGAACTGAGATTTGGAATCATCACCATTTTCAACAGATTGGATTTCTTCTTCATTAGATGTGGATTTGGCAAATTCTGATGGTGTGACCCCACacgctgctgctgttgctgctaagATGTCATCCACATTAGACAATATATTCCTCTCATCACTGAGAAGCATAGACTCTGGAAAACATATCGAACCAAGAGAAACAAACTGATTCTTTGATTCATGTTGATTTGGTTGAGTAAAATGGTCTTTTGATGTCATATGTTGCTGTAGTGGTTTTGAGGACTCAGAAATGTCCATTTTAATAACTTCTGCATTTTGAGGATGAAGCTGTTGCTGAGAATGACCCCCATTACTTTGAATAATGTGACTATCCATTTGAAGGAACTGATGTGCTACCTGCTGAGGACTCTGTATTCGTCGCAAATGTGGCGATGCCTTTGCTTGTCCTAAGCCTGACTGCAGTATTGACTGCTGAAGAATTTGTAAGTCACAGGCAGATTCCAGAAGTACCTGTGCATTAGGCAAACATAGCTGATTGCCATGCCTCAAGGCATGAGCTTGAATCTGTGATGATGTGCTAATGACTTGGCCCTGCTGTTCTTGGGCCTTAGTTTCATGTACTTTATGCATAAGAGAATGCTGCTGGTTTAGTTCTTTCGCATTTAAACTTACTTGTGTTGTCTGCATTAAATTAGCTGCCTTTTTAATATCATGGCTTATTACATTAGTGATATGGCCGATCTGTTGAGTAAGCTGTGCCACAGAACCAACCATCCTCTCATCTTTTTTTGACCCTTGAAGAGTAAGCCCAACAACTTGGTCTTCAAGACGAGAATTACTTCTGATTACACTTTGAGAATATCTGTCATCTGCCTTTGAGACCCTATAGGCAGTGTCCTGAGCATTAATTTCACTATCAGTTAGCCTTTGGGTAGAGGATTCAAGAGAAGCTTGCTGTTGCAATGCCTGTAAATCTTGCATTGACAATTCATCTTCCTGTTTTGATGAAGCATACAAGTTAGA is a genomic window of Malaclemys terrapin pileata isolate rMalTer1 chromosome 4, rMalTer1.hap1, whole genome shotgun sequence containing:
- the QSER1 gene encoding glutamine and serine-rich protein 1 isoform X3, coding for MMDRNYPPTPSFADPLAPAAAAQPAATAAWAYERGAGSLKPSLSYGGGHPSHSETDLLHRQTYAASHQLPGYATTHHPTGLSGIFDTSMHSAGSNTKETSVMNFLSAIESRTAQAASSGATLLPQFRAPSWQTGMHSSAATELFVTGALPTSGTFPPTSALSAYQHPNSFSSRNFATTPSLTLQDTTFSATSNGLLTAHDPLLQIKTSQGTVPTALTFERLGSSVLSTSIPPQSSTYRSAQESAPHLLQPQFSLLPSTLGGAQQASQAYSTSVFSGSTASIDRALQRECSVIKHHQRPSSTQSVQAQLTGSQHSLHSYLSSTSGVNFQDTSRQSALSCSPVGDATQVSNGGSQQKTSQVSVELAQSYTSAIPSPGFPSTSTAKAKNCSTKQLSRSTKTPKPQNVASPVQTQSYSKTAQNQSSVIAGQAQIYSTAQLPSLLSVSQSQNYVSTQSQNMPSVSHSQVFSSSKVEKLPSLYKTLTFSGQSQTITSDSQTTLSYSADQQVLTSVPNENYSGQTRDLSSVSQSQSYSSNHSQGLSPVNQSQVSYSSQSQVLSAVSPSESYTSGQSLTLTSPSLPFSSSPRVQNLSASSPNQNYISLHSSQNAQTQESSSPQSQKFLTAVQSPTFASPAHSQTLQNNRSSSDTKTYVKRKSDSNLYASSKQEDELSMQDLQALQQQASLESSTQRLTDSEINAQDTAYRVSKADDRYSQSVIRSNSRLEDQVVGLTLQGSKKDERMVGSVAQLTQQIGHITNVISHDIKKAANLMQTTQVSLNAKELNQQHSLMHKVHETKAQEQQGQVISTSSQIQAHALRHGNQLCLPNAQVLLESACDLQILQQSILQSGLGQAKASPHLRRIQSPQQVAHQFLQMDSHIIQSNGGHSQQQLHPQNAEVIKMDISESSKPLQQHMTSKDHFTQPNQHESKNQFVSLGSICFPESMLLSDERNILSNVDDILAATAAACGVTPSEFAKSTSNEEEIQSVENGDDSKSQFQSIDVRHISPSFSSSPTVVGKPHSINNISLNGSQVTINLTTVSTIQSKHVILDQHMETSDQNVSARMTSPALGPSQEEQEQGSGKVKKHSSISHESEEDNDVPIDGTLNARDSEFASSGRSLSEESITSDNDFNMGCDDGIVVGNKIKGPLQPISVLQPGDGSGSKTEEENQDLSQGNFQKKKSKGKSQIKNSTEDDSASQKQLKRSGQCKRQTVRGTDICLPYSSPVSESCYDIYQHQERMRQKIKEVEEKQPEVKTGFLASFLDFLKSGPRQQFSAPAVRMPNRTRRPVTQIVRAPGPQPPSKPQPTAAPLSVEGGCESPTKKVDDELKKNLETLPSFSSDEDDSVGGNHDLQKSISTALSALDDTADKKNKSETEKMAVATTANTTALVKQESPNTTAPVVNVQEKTSSAELLKIADQDGVTSDQLAKIQAAVAIEGCTDEENTDSGGEGMYRERDEFVVKIEDIDMLKMALQTGKEPPAIWKVQKALLQKFVPEVRDGQREFAATNSYLGYFGDAKMKYKRVYVKFIENANKKEYVRVCSKKPRSKPVQSARPTHYKPSNSTSKTPDPPAPKTTTTKVSSVKPKAKQPKIKAEPPPKKRKKWKEEFSSSQSDSSPEAQSDEDELVPPSPFFTRFLNTRAMKETFKSYMELLVSIALDPDTMQALEKSNDELLLPHMRKIDGMLNDNRKRLLSKLRLEHTFKDFGARGLITSPSHHC
- the QSER1 gene encoding glutamine and serine-rich protein 1 isoform X2, whose amino-acid sequence is MMDRNYPPTPSFADPLAPAAAAQPAATAAWAYERGAGSLKPSLSYGGGHPSHSETDLLHRQTYAASHQLPGYATTHHPTGLSGIFDTSMHSAGSNTKETSVMNFLSAIESRTAQAASSGATLLPQFRAPSWQTGMHSSAATELFVTGALPTSGTFPPTSALSAYQHPNSFSSRNFATTPSLTLQDTTFSATSNGLLTAHDPLLQIKTSQGTVPTALTFERLGSSVLSTSIPPQSSTYRSAQESAPHLLQPQFSLLPSTLGGAQQASQAYSTSVFSGSTASIDRALQRECSVIKHHQRPSSTQSVQAQLTGSQHSLHSYLSSTSGVNFQDTSRQSALSCSPVGDATQVSNGGSQQKTSQVSVELAQSYTSAIPSPGFPSTSTAKAKNCSTKQLSRSTKTPKPQNVASPVQTQSYSKTAQNQSSVIAGQAQIYSTAQLPSLLSVSQSQNYVSTQSQNMPSVSHSQVFSSSKVEKLPSLYKTLTFSGQSQTITSDSQTTLSYSADQQVLTSVPNENYSGQTRDLSSVSQSQSYSSNHSQGLSPVNQSQVSYSSQSQVLSAVSPSESYTSGQSLTLTSPSLPFSSSPRVQNLSASSPNQNYISLHSSQNAQTQESSSPQSQKFLTAVQSPTFASPAHSQTLQNNRSSSDTKTYVKRKSDSNLYASSKQEDELSMQDLQALQQQASLESSTQRLTDSEINAQDTAYRVSKADDRYSQSVIRSNSRLEDQVVGLTLQGSKKDERMVGSVAQLTQQIGHITNVISHDIKKAANLMQTTQVSLNAKELNQQHSLMHKVHETKAQEQQGQVISTSSQIQAHALRHGNQLCLPNAQVLLESACDLQILQQSILQSGLGQAKASPHLRRIQSPQQVAHQFLQMDSHIIQSNGGHSQQQLHPQNAEVIKMDISESSKPLQQHMTSKDHFTQPNQHESKNQFVSLGSICFPESMLLSDERNILSNVDDILAATAAACGVTPSEFAKSTSNEEEIQSVENGDDSKSQFQSIDVRHISPSFSSSPTVVGKPHSINNISLNGSQVTINLTTVSTIQSKHVILDQHMETSDQNVSARMTSPALGPSQEEQEQGSGKVKKHSSISHESEEDNDVPIDGTLNARDSEFASSGRSLSEESITSDNDFNMGCDDGIVVGNKIKGPLQPISVLQPGDGSGSKTEEENQDLSQGNFQKKKSKGKSQIKNSTEDDSASQKQLKRSGQCKRQTVRGTDICLPYSSPVSESCYDIYQHQERMRQKIKEVEEKQPEVKTGFLASFLDFLKSGPRQQFSAPAVRMPNRTRRPVTQIVRAPGPQPPSKPQPTAAPLSVEGGCESPTKKVDDELKKNLETLPSFSSDEDDSVGGNHDLQKSISTALSALDDTADKKNKSETEKMAVATTANTTALVKQESPNTTAPVVNVQEKTSSAELLKIADQDGVTSDQLAKIQAAVAIEGCTDEENTDSGGEGMYRERDEFVVKIEDIDMLKMALQTGKEPPAIWKVQKALLQKFVPEVRDGQREFAATNSYLGYFGDAKMKYKRVYVKFIENANKKEYVRVCSKKPRSKPVQSARPTHYKPSNSTSKTPDPPAPKTTTTKVSSVKPKAKQPKIKAEPPPKKRKKWKEEFSSSQSDSSPEAQSDEDELVPPSPFFTRFLNTRAMKETFKSYMELLVSIALDPDTMQALEKSNDELLLPHMRKIDGMLNDNRKRLLSKLRLEHTFKAPVLFSSLRYSRTLGQEG